One Leptospirales bacterium DNA segment encodes these proteins:
- the dauA gene encoding C4-dicarboxylic acid transporter DauA: MPRTRYQSPTDRFAIHHLPAAALRAALREGYGRRDFLSDLLAGLVVGAVALPLSMALAIAVGVAPQHGIYTAIVAGFLTAVLGGSRIQVSGPTAAFVVILAPIASKYGLSGLLISGLMAGTILLGLGLARLGRLIEYVPHPVTTGFTSGIALVIATLQVKDLLGLQLQSAPDHYVDRVAALASAIGTFQPSAALIGGFTLFVLLIFPKLTRRIPAPLVALPLAASLAAILPIWFPGFQVDTIASRFITETPSGLLHGIPQLPPEFRLPWQWPSSQGQSLPVSFALLRELAPGAFAIAMLGAIESLLSAVVADGLARTRHDPDSELIAVGIGNLAAPFFGGIPATGAIARTATNIRYGARSPLAAAIHALAMLAAVLALAPLLGYLPMSSLAALLVVVAWNMSEARHFVHTIRVAPRSDAVVLGVCFTLTVLVDMTAGVAVGMVMAAFLFMRRMAEVTQARLGGEDHPMLEGASLPPGVIVYEISGPLFFGAAQKAIGALATSAAKARAVILLMSEVHAMDATGLVALESALQDLKATHTLSLLCGVQEQPKRLLERARLAERFHVEYFDDLSGALQRAANYDRRTSPRAEKV; this comes from the coding sequence ATGCCGCGCACCCGCTACCAGAGTCCAACCGACCGCTTTGCAATTCATCATCTGCCAGCGGCCGCGCTGCGCGCCGCCCTGCGCGAAGGCTACGGTCGACGCGATTTTCTCAGCGACCTGCTTGCCGGCCTGGTGGTTGGCGCGGTAGCCCTGCCGCTGTCCATGGCGCTGGCCATTGCCGTGGGCGTGGCGCCACAGCACGGAATCTACACAGCAATCGTCGCCGGCTTCCTGACGGCGGTGCTGGGTGGATCGCGCATCCAGGTCAGCGGTCCAACCGCCGCCTTTGTCGTCATCCTGGCGCCGATTGCGTCCAAATACGGACTGTCCGGCCTCTTGATCTCCGGATTAATGGCCGGTACAATTCTGCTGGGCCTGGGCCTGGCGCGTTTGGGCCGCCTGATTGAATATGTGCCGCACCCGGTGACCACCGGCTTCACCTCCGGCATCGCCCTGGTCATTGCCACCCTGCAGGTGAAGGATTTGCTGGGTCTGCAATTGCAAAGCGCCCCGGATCACTACGTCGACCGCGTGGCCGCCCTGGCATCGGCCATTGGCACCTTTCAGCCCTCGGCGGCATTGATTGGCGGATTTACATTGTTCGTACTACTTATTTTTCCAAAACTCACGCGGCGCATACCGGCGCCGCTTGTCGCCTTGCCGCTGGCCGCTTCGCTGGCGGCCATCCTGCCCATCTGGTTTCCAGGCTTTCAGGTCGATACCATCGCGTCGCGCTTCATAACCGAGACGCCATCGGGACTGCTCCATGGCATCCCTCAACTGCCGCCAGAATTTCGGCTGCCCTGGCAATGGCCCTCCAGTCAGGGACAGTCGCTCCCCGTCAGTTTTGCCCTGTTGCGCGAGCTGGCGCCTGGCGCCTTTGCCATCGCCATGCTGGGCGCCATTGAATCGCTGCTTTCAGCAGTCGTCGCCGATGGTCTGGCGCGCACCCGACATGATCCCGATTCTGAACTGATTGCTGTTGGCATTGGCAACCTGGCCGCGCCTTTTTTTGGAGGCATTCCGGCCACGGGCGCCATCGCCCGCACCGCCACGAACATACGCTACGGGGCGCGCTCGCCGCTGGCCGCCGCAATTCACGCCCTGGCGATGCTTGCCGCGGTACTGGCCCTCGCGCCGCTGCTTGGCTACCTGCCGATGAGTTCGCTGGCCGCCTTGCTGGTGGTTGTAGCCTGGAATATGTCCGAAGCCCGACACTTTGTGCACACCATACGCGTGGCGCCGCGCAGCGATGCCGTGGTGCTGGGCGTCTGCTTTACCCTGACGGTGCTGGTCGACATGACCGCCGGCGTCGCCGTCGGCATGGTCATGGCCGCCTTTCTCTTCATGCGCCGCATGGCCGAGGTAACGCAGGCGCGCCTCGGCGGCGAAGACCACCCAATGCTGGAGGGCGCGAGCCTGCCGCCTGGCGTTATCGTCTATGAAATCAGTGGGCCGCTGTTCTTTGGCGCCGCTCAGAAGGCGATCGGCGCCCTGGCAACATCCGCCGCCAAGGCGCGGGCCGTAATCCTCTTGATGTCCGAGGTTCATGCCATGGACGCCACCGGCCTGGTGGCCCTGGAAAGCGCCCTTCAGGATCTGAAGGCGACGCACACGCTATCGCTGCTCTGTGGCGTACAGGAGCAGCCAAAGCGCTTGCTGGAGCGCGCCAGGCTTGCGGAGCGATTCCACGTTGAGTATTTTGATGACTTGAGCGGCGCATTGCAGCGAGCCGCAAACTACGATCGTCGGACCTCGCCGCGCGCCGAAAAGGTCTGA
- a CDS encoding arginyltransferase: MFDAPPAKARLPWRERRLISGLTMRNVDVLELCADVLEDQLYLGHVRGPCSYLPDRQQALMLLDGREVGKLYRLLLDRGYRRHGQHIYRPDCGGCRECRILRLPLASFQPTRSQRRVWRRASASLRYELAEPIVDAQRIELYSRYLAFQHAATNENSLSDTQYQEFFVDSFLGEGTRELRLWRDRQLAGVGIVDLVGDALSSVYFYFDPDCAELSPGVFSMLCELELARKRGLRYYYPGYYVHGCATMNYKARFGPNEMREIGARDWRSGQRALRDGGGVGPKL; this comes from the coding sequence ATGTTTGACGCGCCGCCCGCCAAAGCGCGCTTGCCATGGCGAGAGCGGCGCCTGATCTCTGGACTGACCATGCGCAACGTCGATGTGCTGGAGCTCTGCGCCGATGTGCTCGAAGATCAGCTCTACCTGGGCCATGTGCGCGGCCCCTGCTCCTATCTGCCAGATCGCCAGCAAGCGCTGATGCTGCTGGACGGCAGGGAAGTAGGCAAACTCTACCGCCTGCTCCTGGACCGCGGCTACCGTCGGCACGGACAGCACATCTATCGACCCGATTGCGGCGGCTGCCGCGAGTGTCGCATTCTGCGTTTGCCCCTGGCTTCCTTTCAACCGACGCGCAGCCAGCGGCGCGTCTGGCGGCGGGCCTCCGCTTCGCTCCGTTACGAACTGGCGGAGCCGATCGTCGATGCACAACGAATCGAACTTTACTCGCGCTACCTCGCCTTCCAGCACGCAGCCACAAACGAGAATTCCCTGAGCGACACTCAGTACCAGGAATTCTTTGTGGATAGCTTTCTGGGCGAGGGCACTCGTGAATTGCGATTGTGGCGCGATCGCCAGCTGGCTGGCGTGGGAATTGTCGATCTGGTAGGCGATGCACTTTCCTCGGTGTACTTCTACTTTGATCCAGATTGCGCCGAGCTGAGCCCTGGCGTTTTTTCGATGCTCTGTGAACTGGAGCTGGCGCGGAAGCGTGGGCTTCGATACTATTATCCTGGCTACTACGTTCACGGCTGCGCGACAATGAACTACAAGGCTCGCTTTGGCCCCAACGAGATGCGTGAGATTGGCGCGCGCGACTGGCGATCAGGCCAGCGCGCCTTGCGCGATGGCGGCGGCGTCGGTCCCAAACTTTAG
- the serC gene encoding 3-phosphoserine/phosphohydroxythreonine transaminase, whose product MSRAINFSAGPATLPLEVLQEVQSELLDYKGSGMSIIEMSHRGKVFDAVYKESIERFRRVAAIPERFDVLYIQGGASLQFAMIPMNLSGKGRSAAYVNTGVWSEKAIEQAKIQGLELCLAASSEDRNHNYIPAKLELRPGLDYLHLTSNNTIYGTQWAQFPDAGDCRLAIDMSSDFLSRPIDWRHIGLAYAGLQKNAGPSGLTVVVIDREYYGREAEHTPTMLRYSTYAKNDSMYNTPPTFQIYVFGLILKWIESMGGLTGVERHNQAKAAPIYQVIDEFPEFYAGHAVREARSLMNITWNFPNKELEAEFLKGAEALHMDGLKGHRLVGGLRASIYNAMPLEGCQALANFMREFARQKG is encoded by the coding sequence ATGAGTCGTGCAATCAACTTCTCCGCCGGTCCGGCTACCCTGCCCCTCGAAGTCCTGCAAGAGGTGCAAAGCGAGCTGCTCGACTACAAAGGCAGCGGCATGTCGATCATCGAGATGTCGCATCGTGGCAAGGTATTCGACGCCGTTTACAAGGAAAGTATCGAACGATTTCGTCGTGTGGCTGCCATTCCGGAGCGCTTCGACGTACTCTATATCCAGGGCGGCGCCTCGCTGCAGTTTGCAATGATCCCGATGAACCTTTCCGGGAAAGGGCGCAGCGCCGCCTACGTAAATACCGGCGTATGGTCGGAAAAAGCCATTGAACAGGCAAAGATCCAGGGATTGGAGCTATGTCTGGCGGCCAGCTCGGAAGACCGGAATCACAACTATATTCCAGCGAAACTGGAGCTGCGTCCCGGTCTGGATTATTTGCATCTAACAAGTAACAATACAATCTACGGCACACAGTGGGCGCAATTCCCCGATGCCGGCGACTGCCGCCTGGCGATTGACATGTCATCGGATTTTCTCTCGCGGCCCATCGACTGGCGCCACATTGGACTGGCCTATGCTGGCTTGCAGAAGAATGCCGGACCCTCCGGGCTTACCGTCGTGGTCATTGACCGCGAGTACTACGGACGCGAGGCGGAGCATACGCCGACCATGCTGCGCTACAGCACCTACGCCAAAAACGACAGCATGTACAATACGCCTCCCACCTTTCAGATCTACGTTTTCGGGCTGATCCTGAAATGGATCGAATCAATGGGCGGATTGACCGGCGTGGAGCGGCACAACCAGGCCAAGGCGGCGCCAATCTACCAGGTCATCGATGAGTTCCCGGAATTCTACGCCGGTCATGCGGTGCGCGAGGCGCGCTCGCTGATGAACATTACCTGGAATTTCCCCAACAAAGAACTGGAAGCGGAGTTCTTGAAGGGCGCCGAGGCGCTGCACATGGATGGCCTGAAGGGTCATCGTCTGGTTGGCGGATTGCGCGCCTCGATCTACAATGCCATGCCGCTGGAGGGCTGTCAGGCCCTGGCCAATTTCATGCGCGAGTTTGCACGCCAGAAAGGCTGA